The genomic segment TTTAGTCATGATTCCAATTGAGCTAGTTAGTTCCCTTGAAGCCTGAGTGAGAGCTTCCGGTTAAGATacgaggggggaaaaggttTGATCAACTAACTGTTCAAAGATATAACACCCTCCCCGAATGAGATGAACAGCCTATaaaaaaagcaaaagaaCGAACACCAAGCTTTCCCGGACCGAAATCCCTTGACTGAGTGACATTACCTCAATAATTGCTTTAGTGAATAGACATATAAACCCAGTCATTCAGCCAGCGAGGCCAACAACGACTCCAATAAGAGAACAAAATATATTCTGAGCGAATCTGATGTCTAACCGGTCTCGCCTAGGCGCTCTGCTTGGCCATCATCTCCTGGAACTTGAGAAACTTCTGGAACTGCTCCATGTCAAAGCCCCCTCCAGCAACACTAATCGCTGGTGTCTCGATGGGAGCAGCTGACGAGCCCGTGCCTtttgtcttcttccctttctcGCCCTCTTTcacgtcctcatcgtccgtTTCAGAGTCCGAtgcgtcgtccgagtcggagATATGCGCCTCTTTCTTACCGGACTGTTTCGTATGCGGCGGCCATGCTGCTTGTGGCCGTTGGACCGCAGTTAGAGGGACGTAGCCAAGAGGCGCAGACGAGGCCATGAAGCCATCGTCACGCCAGCCATCTTGTCTGGCTCCATCCGCCTCCGTCGAACCCAGAACACTATAGAGATAGTCATCGAACTCTTTAGAACCTTGGGCCACCGACTTGAATTGTTTCTTGCCGAGGGATGGCTTAGGCTCGTCCGCGTCTTTGGACATATACTGGtactcgacgagggcgatggccGTCTGGAATGCATTGCGAATCTGTCTATACTCAAAGGTTAGTCAACCCATTTAAACGAATCAACACTGCAGGATGAAATTGTTGACAACCTACCTTCCGTTCCACGTCTCCCGGTTCTCTTTCTCAAGTCCGAGGTAGTGTTTCTTGGCAAAAGCGAGTATCTCTTTGTCCCTGATCTTGAAGTGGTACGTTTTCGTCGCCTCCTGCTCCGCCTTGGTCCGCTCGATGAACTTCTCATATAGCTTGCAGGTCACGCCGAGGTCCAGCTTCGGGTAGGACAGCGACATCTGGATCCTCGACTTGAAGGCCGGGTCAATGGCGCCTACCCTGTTGGAGGTGAGGAACAGGATCCCGGCGTAGTATTCGAGGCTGCGGAGGAACACGCTCGTGACGGCGTTGTGCCGCAGGTCGCTGCGCGTGCGCTTCGCGAGGAAGACGTCGGCCTCATCGAGAAGCAGGACGCAGCCCCATTTGTGCGCGAGCCGGAAGTTGTACTGCAGGTTgctctcgacctcggcagcCGTTTCGCCAATGTCGCCGCAAGTAATCGGATACAGGGGCCGCTTCGTGTCATCGGCGACGCACTCGGCTGTTGACGTCTTTCCCACTCCTGGAGGGCCGTGTAGCAGGATGACCAGCCCggcccctttccccttgACCAGGTCCAACGCGGAACCGATGCTGGGTCTTATGTCCGATGACAAATGAGAGGCGCGCGTGTTCTCGTGCGTCTTGACCAGCGCCCTTACCGTCTCCTTGTGTTCGTCCGGGACCACGAGGTCCTCGAAATTGTTCTCGAATACTACGTCGTGTAGGTCTGACGTCCAGACTTTCACCCACTGCCTGGATCGAAGAACGAAGGCATAGACATAGGGCTGCATCAGCATCAGATCTTCTTCCTGGAGGTCCTTTGCCTGGACCGGCCCCAGGGTCCCGACCATTTTCCCGGCAAATATCTGGGAGTCCATCTCGTCGTACTCGAGGTCTTTGAAGATGGTGTCACTGCCGCAGCAGCCTTCCCTGCGATGAGTGCACCAAGGATCTTGTTTCGTTTCCCTCTTGTCCCTCTGAGTGAAGTCGTCGGTCGATATGGCCGACTTGAGCCTCCATTCCGGGTTGACACTCATTGCAAGCGTCATATCGACAATGACCTGTGTATCGAGCTCGTGAGACGGTTCGTCCAGCGTTTTGCCTTGCACCAGTTTGTGGCAGCACGGGGCACTAGTAAGGCTCAGTAGGCGTCGTCCCATTGCTGTGAAATTGGTGCGCAGGTCGGCCTCTCTGGGATCGAATCGGAGAGGGTACACGGGTAGGGAGGTGATCGGCCTTTTCCCGTTGAACCGCTTAATGGAAACCTTTTCCAGTTTCGGAACATAAGTAGAACCATTGGCGTGAAGGCTCAAGCAGTCAACAACGAACCCATCTACCCGATAAACCTTTTCGTCTTCACTGTCCATTCTGTAGCTCAAAGGCTCACGCCCTCCGGCCACGTTGACCACTCTTCGGGCATGGGTCTGGTCGGTTTGGAAGACAACA from the Colletotrichum destructivum chromosome 10, complete sequence genome contains:
- a CDS encoding Putative AAA+ ATPase domain, ATPase, AAA-type, core, encoding MPPEVQLFPARQFPLEPQEVVSPTKEITDSSHSNANASHDDGLSANFDAEALKAEEDAVVPDHDSPSRRGDLVPFKDTEEEFELLQDATTRSQYLGTLGRDVFTNEKKAGRLTMRGQQAVLHHTFTNMRIEDLEKELKELRTYVYKLDEDLEPVKKKMLPVHRHELQCLSANQFRVTGQSSKVHWTQQPALEVQLPEGVAPVTTSSETPVETHAQANEGEHPVSNRMQSDEPRTPESLRIRSCSLMSHLQDLTGREVLIRAERFAIAGEKVHGGIVFLRPFKFFVRNEELIRESLKKLEDKMEKTQAAKNTPKPVDSKPEKTEQQEYEDTDLMEDLKLLIHRFFDVELTPTFELRRKIDEGTAVDIEYGDLWHLFSRGDIVVFQTDQTHARRVVNVAGGREPLSYRMDSEDEKVYRVDGFVVDCLSLHANGSTYVPKLEKVSIKRFNGKRPITSLPVYPLRFDPREADLRTNFTAMGRRLLSLTSAPCCHKLVQGKTLDEPSHELDTQVIVDMTLAMSVNPEWRLKSAISTDDFTQRDKRETKQDPWCTHRREGCCGSDTIFKDLEYDEMDSQIFAGKMVGTLGPVQAKDLQEEDLMLMQPYVYAFVLRSRQWVKVWTSDLHDVVFENNFEDLVVPDEHKETVRALVKTHENTRASHLSSDIRPSIGSALDLVKGKGAGLVILLHGPPGVGKTSTAECVADDTKRPLYPITCGDIGETAAEVESNLQYNFRLAHKWGCVLLLDEADVFLAKRTRSDLRHNAVTSVFLRSLEYYAGILFLTSNRVGAIDPAFKSRIQMSLSYPKLDLGVTCKLYEKFIERTKAEQEATKTYHFKIRDKEILAFAKKHYLGLEKENRETWNGRQIRNAFQTAIALVEYQYMSKDADEPKPSLGKKQFKSVAQGSKEFDDYLYSVLGSTEADGARQDGWRDDGFMASSAPLGYVPLTAVQRPQAAWPPHTKQSGKKEAHISDSDDASDSETDDEDVKEGEKGKKTKGTGSSAAPIETPAISVAGGGFDMEQFQKFLKFQEMMAKQSA